The nucleotide sequence GCTTTCGCGGCAATCTGCGAAAGGATGTCCAAAACCAGACCGACCGCAGTAAATTTGTTCTGGGCAATCGATCGAATGAAAAGAAAGTTCGAAGCAGACAAACACATGCCGCTGGAGAATCTGAGAACTGCCCTCGCGATTGAAGCTCAGAAAATTTACCTGGAAGACATTGAAGCGAACCAGCAGATGGGCCGATTTGGAAGGGAACTGGTCCCCAGAGAGGCGCGCATTTTGACGCACTGCAACGCAGGCGCGCTTGCGACAGCCGGCTACGGCACGGCGTTGGGCGTGATTCGCGCCGCCGTAGAAGAGGGCAAAAACGTGCAGGTGTATGCCGATGAAACGCGCCCCTTCCTGCAAGGCGCGCGATTGACCGCGTGGGAATTGCATAAGGACAAAATTCCCGTGACCTTAATAACAGACAACATGGCCGGCTACTTTATGCGGCAGAAGAAAGTGGACCTGGTGATCGTCGGAGCCGACCGGGTTGCGGCAAACGGAGATGTCGCAAACAAAATCGGAACCTATTCTGTTGCTGTATTAGCGAAAGCCAACCACATTCCGTTTTATGTTGCTGCGCCTATTTCCACCATAGATATGAAACTGGCGAGCGGACAGGAAATCCCGATTGAAGAACGTTCGGCAAAGGAAGTGGTGGAAATTCATGGAAAACGAACAGCGCCTGAAGGAATTGAAGTCCGCCATCCTGCTTTCGATGTGACTCCCAGCGAGCTTGTGACCGCGATCATCACGGAACGAGGAATCGCCCGCGCGCCTTATCTGGACAGCCTGAAGAATTTAACCAAATAAAAAATGAAACGCGGACGAGTCCGCGCTACTTTGCATCAGCGATCACAGTCACCAGGATCTCGCGCTTTTTGGGGCCGTCAAATTCGCAAAGAAAAATGTTTTGCCAGCGGCCGAGTGCCATTGCACCATCCACAAGAGGAACTGTTTCAGATGGCCCTACCAGGCCTGACTTCAGATGCGCATCACCATTTCCGTCCTGCCGGTCATGAAGCCACACACCTTCCGGGATCATTTTTTTCAAAAGATTCACGACGTCCGTTTGAACCGAATCGTCCCAGTTTTCCTGGATCATGATCCCCGCAGTTGCATGACGCACGTAAACATTAACGATTCCATTTTGAATTTCAGATGCTTTTACAATTTTCTTTACTTCTTCTGTGATGTCGTAAAGCCCGTTACGGGTGTCGGTAGAGATGTGAATCGTCTTACGCATATCTTTCATTATTATAATAAGGATGGGATGCGGGCGAGACGCCCGCGATACACAAAGATGATAGTGCTTGGTATTGAAACATCTTGCGATGAAACTTCGGTTGCCGTCGTGCAAGATCAAAAGATCTTGAGCAATGTGATCTCATCGCAAGTCAAAGTTCACGAGACATTCGGTGGAGTTGTGCCCGAATTGGCGTCGAGACATCATCTGGACAATATCGGCTGGGTATTACAGGAAGCAATCGATCAATCCGGTATCACATCGAAACAAATCGAAGGGATCGGTGTAACGTACGGTCCAGGGCTTGTGGGATCCCTCCTGGTCGGATTGAACACAGCAAAGGCACTCGCTTACGCATGGAATATACCCTACGTCGGTGTCAATCATCTGGAAGCGCACCTTCACTCCGTTTTCCTGGAACATCCGAATGCTGAGATGCCGATGCTCAGCATTATCGCGTCCGGTGGCCATACGAGCCTGTACCATTTGCACTCGAAAGATCAATACGAGCTTCTGGGCGAAACTCGGGATGATGCAATCGGAGAAGCTTTCGATAAAGTGGCAAAGCTTTTGGGATTGGGATATCCGGGCGGCCCGGTAATTGACCGGATCGCAGACTGTAAAGGTGCAAACCCGATCGGGTTAACGAAAGCGCAATTCGGTGAAGACACTTACGATTTTAGCTACAGTGGAATCAAAACCGCAGTTCTCCATTACGTTCAAAAAAATCATGTTTCATCGCACGATGGTTCGGCAGTCTATTCCGAGGCGGTCGTCGATATTTGCCGTTCCTTCCAAACCGTCGCCATAGAAATGTTGCTTGACCCGATGAAAAAGGCTCATTACCGGAAAAAGCCTCGCTCTGTTTCGTTTTCAGGTGGCGTTGCATGCAATTCCCACCTCAGGACTCAGGCGGAGCTGTGGGGAAAACAGGAGAACACTCCCGTTTACTTTCCTTCTTTGATTCTGTCTACCGACAATGCGGCAATGATTGCCGCTGTCGCGCAACACAAACTCTCCTCCGGCATTATCAACAAAATGGATTTGAATGCCGACCCAAACCTCAAGTATTAATTTCACCGCAGAGCACGCTGAGAACGCGGAGTTAAACTATTTTTATTTTCTCAGCGGTCTCTGCGCTCTCTGCGGTAAAAAATTAGCCGGGGAGGAGGTCCCGATTGGCGATGCCGAAGGAGAAGTGGACATGCGCAATTTTCCAATGGCCGTTTTTCAAAACAAGAACGCCGGACATGCGTCCGTCTTCCGCGATACTGCTTCCCCCAAAGCGAGCAGACAATTCGACTTCATCGGTAAAAAAAGCCGCATCCCCCACTTGTTGAACCTGTAAATTCTTGCTCATCACAGTCCATTTCCCGTAAGTTCGAAAATTCTCCTCAATGTTCTCCTTAATCTGATCGTATCCATACCAGAGCTCATGAGGGTCAGTGCCAAAATAGGTCGTGCTTCCATCCTTCAGGAAACAGTTTAAGAACGCTTCCACATGGCCTTCAGAGGCAGCGTAATACCAGTCTCGAATGAATAATGAAAGTTCATCTTTGGGAACGACC is from bacterium and encodes:
- the tsaD gene encoding tRNA (adenosine(37)-N6)-threonylcarbamoyltransferase complex transferase subunit TsaD codes for the protein MIVLGIETSCDETSVAVVQDQKILSNVISSQVKVHETFGGVVPELASRHHLDNIGWVLQEAIDQSGITSKQIEGIGVTYGPGLVGSLLVGLNTAKALAYAWNIPYVGVNHLEAHLHSVFLEHPNAEMPMLSIIASGGHTSLYHLHSKDQYELLGETRDDAIGEAFDKVAKLLGLGYPGGPVIDRIADCKGANPIGLTKAQFGEDTYDFSYSGIKTAVLHYVQKNHVSSHDGSAVYSEAVVDICRSFQTVAIEMLLDPMKKAHYRKKPRSVSFSGGVACNSHLRTQAELWGKQENTPVYFPSLILSTDNAAMIAAVAQHKLSSGIINKMDLNADPNLKY
- a CDS encoding secondary thiamine-phosphate synthase enzyme YjbQ — its product is MRKTIHISTDTRNGLYDITEEVKKIVKASEIQNGIVNVYVRHATAGIMIQENWDDSVQTDVVNLLKKMIPEGVWLHDRQDGNGDAHLKSGLVGPSETVPLVDGAMALGRWQNIFLCEFDGPKKREILVTVIADAK
- a CDS encoding nuclear transport factor 2 family protein produces the protein MVVPKDELSLFIRDWYYAASEGHVEAFLNCFLKDGSTTYFGTDPHELWYGYDQIKENIEENFRTYGKWTVMSKNLQVQQVGDAAFFTDEVELSARFGGSSIAEDGRMSGVLVLKNGHWKIAHVHFSFGIANRDLLPG
- the mtnA gene encoding S-methyl-5-thioribose-1-phosphate isomerase translates to MIKTIEWQNGKVIMVDQTLLPTEEVYREYTTAEEVARAIETMVIRGAPAIGVAAAMGIALGVQTVNADLEAAFAAICERMSKTRPTAVNLFWAIDRMKRKFEADKHMPLENLRTALAIEAQKIYLEDIEANQQMGRFGRELVPREARILTHCNAGALATAGYGTALGVIRAAVEEGKNVQVYADETRPFLQGARLTAWELHKDKIPVTLITDNMAGYFMRQKKVDLVIVGADRVAANGDVANKIGTYSVAVLAKANHIPFYVAAPISTIDMKLASGQEIPIEERSAKEVVEIHGKRTAPEGIEVRHPAFDVTPSELVTAIITERGIARAPYLDSLKNLTK